One Flavobacterium sp. 90 DNA segment encodes these proteins:
- a CDS encoding serine hydrolase — MKSIQSITFILLFITQLGFTQSKKEKLEQLFEFYNQQNLFNGSVFISEKGETLLDKGYGLSNVALKKENSANSIFQIYSITKTFTATVILKLVEEKKLSLQDKLSKFYPDYPDASAISIESLLTHTSGIYDYTRGNDMKDQTEKSFIEFQKTKPLDFPVGTDWSYSNSGYYFLGYIIQKVTGISYEKAVEKYIFKPLKMTQSGFAFKNLKSENKTIGYEIFTEKEQKPSIVYDPPMPFAAGGIYSTVEDLNKYYNGLKNYKIISKQSLEKAYTPFKNNYGYGWITMPMFKKMTVGHSGYAAGFCSNFVQIPEDDICIILLTNTERGLNTATYAIIKTLYNLYDKDYKIPVVANVSSETLKQYVGTYQVEDNFVMYLTVENNKLKLQSGNGPTTILFPVKENLFFAEELMGDVIFERNKTSQIESLSFHVGNQLKKANKIFPSWGIVGTATEKGWEGPDAKLFETETKGIWTIKNVTLKTGELKFRFNDDWTLNFGKDMSDGIMPKGDNIEISTGVYDIILDITDYEKPKYKIFKKS; from the coding sequence ATGAAATCAATTCAATCAATAACTTTTATTTTATTATTTATAACACAATTAGGTTTTACACAAAGCAAGAAAGAAAAATTAGAACAACTTTTTGAATTTTACAATCAACAAAATCTATTTAACGGTTCTGTTTTTATTTCTGAAAAAGGAGAAACTTTACTAGATAAAGGTTATGGATTATCAAATGTAGCTTTAAAAAAGGAAAATAGCGCTAACAGCATTTTTCAAATATATTCCATTACAAAAACTTTTACAGCAACGGTAATTTTAAAATTAGTAGAAGAAAAAAAACTTTCATTACAGGATAAGCTTTCAAAGTTTTATCCAGATTATCCCGATGCAAGTGCTATTTCAATTGAAAGTTTGTTAACCCATACCTCTGGAATTTATGACTATACCAGAGGAAATGATATGAAAGACCAAACGGAAAAATCATTTATTGAATTTCAAAAAACAAAACCTTTGGATTTTCCAGTTGGAACTGATTGGAGTTATTCTAACTCGGGATATTATTTTCTAGGCTATATAATTCAAAAAGTTACTGGAATAAGCTACGAAAAAGCAGTTGAAAAATACATATTTAAACCATTGAAAATGACACAAAGTGGTTTTGCTTTTAAAAATCTAAAAAGTGAAAATAAAACCATTGGCTATGAGATTTTTACAGAAAAAGAACAAAAACCATCAATTGTTTATGATCCACCTATGCCTTTTGCAGCTGGTGGAATATACTCAACTGTTGAAGATTTAAACAAATATTATAATGGACTAAAAAATTACAAAATTATCTCCAAACAAAGTTTAGAAAAAGCATATACGCCTTTCAAAAACAATTATGGTTATGGCTGGATTACAATGCCAATGTTTAAAAAAATGACAGTTGGTCATAGTGGTTATGCAGCTGGTTTTTGTAGCAATTTTGTTCAAATTCCCGAAGATGATATCTGCATTATACTGCTTACAAATACAGAAAGAGGTTTAAACACTGCCACTTATGCTATTATAAAAACTTTGTATAATTTATATGATAAAGATTATAAAATTCCAGTTGTAGCCAACGTAAGCTCAGAAACTTTAAAGCAATATGTGGGAACTTATCAAGTAGAAGACAATTTTGTAATGTACCTTACAGTTGAAAACAATAAATTAAAATTGCAAAGTGGCAACGGACCCACAACTATTCTATTTCCTGTAAAAGAAAATTTATTTTTCGCTGAAGAATTAATGGGTGATGTAATTTTTGAAAGAAACAAGACTTCACAAATAGAGTCATTAAGTTTTCATGTAGGAAATCAACTAAAAAAAGCAAATAAAATATTTCCTTCTTGGGGAATTGTAGGAACTGCCACAGAAAAAGGCTGGGAAGGCCCTGATGCAAAACTTTTTGAAACTGAAACAAAAGGAATTTGGACAATTAAAAATGTGACTTTAAAAACAGGAGAGCTTAAATTTCGTTTTAATGACGATTGGACTTTAAATTTTGGAAAAGATATGAGCGACGGAATAATGCCAAAAGGAGATAATATAGAAATTTCAACAGGCGTTTATGATATTATTTTGGACATAACTGATTACGAAAAACCAAAATACAAAATTTTCAAGAAAAGTTAA
- a CDS encoding tryptophan 7-halogenase, whose translation MKRFPETFDVFVLGAGPAGLCAAIRLLDMGYTVGMLEQEEFPRSQIGESLSPGIRNIFDYLNAGHLLEDALYLNTISAKVIWENKGYIYERPGQNNGGTIVDRSKLDQELLQFSVSKGLYLIQPGKLKQSISSQNGWTLDIVNNSSEIRINSKIVLDGRGRKGTLLNERVPIAPPAIAVWTHIDNNAVFNEAFVEAVDDGWLWGSPVCGNRYRIMAFTDTVQFKKSELHLLDLMRKTELFAPFVNQLKDNAVESCSVTSFVNQTPWDNQFIKIGEAAFTLDPLSSTGVEKAMRFSLQVAIAINTYLKDPDSEHPKNFYEEKLIESVVNHAHWTADYYQNAWACHDKTEFWIKRINFRLDISNHKTAFTNKLEKEFNTEKSIFEHKQTAPIPVDYILHQLWNEEIVVSPNITFKSVYAIDNDCIVIKQALIHPNLERPLVYLDQVELFPLLKGMNSKVVSDIVIYLNKFMTIEKSKKTVIFLLSNQLLTVAQNSYSLR comes from the coding sequence ATGAAAAGATTTCCTGAAACTTTTGATGTTTTTGTTCTTGGAGCTGGTCCTGCGGGATTATGCGCGGCAATACGTTTATTAGATATGGGCTATACAGTAGGAATGCTGGAGCAGGAGGAGTTTCCCAGATCGCAAATTGGGGAATCTCTTTCTCCCGGAATTCGTAATATTTTCGATTATTTAAATGCAGGTCATTTATTAGAAGATGCCCTGTATCTCAATACTATTTCTGCCAAAGTTATTTGGGAGAATAAAGGATATATATACGAACGTCCGGGACAAAATAATGGAGGTACAATTGTAGACAGAAGCAAACTCGATCAGGAATTACTTCAATTTAGCGTTTCAAAAGGATTGTATTTGATCCAGCCGGGAAAATTAAAACAGTCGATCAGTTCCCAAAACGGATGGACTTTAGACATCGTAAATAATTCATCTGAAATTAGAATTAACTCAAAAATAGTTTTAGATGGAAGAGGACGTAAAGGAACGCTTCTGAATGAAAGAGTTCCTATTGCGCCTCCTGCTATTGCAGTCTGGACACATATTGATAATAATGCAGTTTTTAATGAGGCATTTGTCGAAGCCGTTGATGATGGCTGGTTGTGGGGATCTCCGGTATGCGGAAATCGCTATCGCATAATGGCTTTTACTGATACGGTACAATTCAAAAAAAGTGAATTGCATCTTTTGGATTTAATGCGCAAAACCGAATTATTTGCACCATTTGTAAATCAGTTAAAAGATAATGCTGTTGAAAGCTGTTCTGTTACCTCTTTTGTTAATCAGACGCCTTGGGATAATCAGTTTATAAAAATTGGTGAAGCCGCTTTTACATTAGATCCGCTTTCGTCTACCGGTGTCGAAAAAGCAATGCGTTTTTCTTTGCAGGTTGCAATTGCAATAAATACTTATCTAAAAGACCCGGATTCAGAACATCCAAAGAATTTCTATGAAGAAAAATTGATAGAGTCAGTTGTAAATCATGCGCACTGGACCGCTGATTATTATCAGAATGCCTGGGCTTGCCATGATAAAACTGAATTCTGGATAAAAAGAATCAATTTTCGATTGGATATTTCGAACCATAAAACAGCATTTACAAACAAACTAGAAAAAGAATTTAATACAGAAAAATCAATATTTGAACATAAACAGACAGCACCAATTCCTGTTGATTATATCTTACACCAACTTTGGAATGAAGAAATAGTAGTTTCTCCAAATATTACATTTAAATCTGTTTACGCTATCGATAATGATTGCATAGTGATAAAACAGGCATTAATACATCCTAATCTGGAGCGACCTCTGGTTTATTTGGATCAGGTAGAATTATTTCCACTTCTTAAAGGCATGAATAGTAAAGTCGTCTCCGATATTGTTATTTATCTGAATAAATTTATGACAATAGAAAAGTCTAAGAAAACAGTGATATTTCTTTTATCGAATCAATTGCTTACTGTAGCTCAAAATTCATATAGCTTACGTTAG
- a CDS encoding radical SAM protein: MIGAIERFSQEKQNNLIATKLAQVIVPQSRPRSAKAHLVKGGQATQIFIPNGSRLYTISPEIEQRIAFLMNEKDENALQNELTLLGIDAPEYITDEPLKSPPLHALSLAIAQKCNMGCTYCYADQGDFGGPTKSMSLETAFKAIDLLLKDCPEGGKAQLTFLGGEPLINRKAIREATLYAETAAKKKNIQVSYSITTNGTLVTESDAVFFEEYGFSVTISLDGIGKDHDLNRPMKGGNGSYDRIIKNIQPLLAMQKKMQVSARVTVTPEITNLPEVLDEFVRMGFHGVGFSPLLKSSNGQNEMNKEQLSVMLENMIACGLNFEKNVLEGKRYPFLNMVNALKEISKGTHRPYPCGAGAGYMGVSADEELFACHRFVNEEAGKMGNLTDGVQPDLQNNWLANRHVNTQEPCSKCWARYLCGGGCHHEVIDKGRPACDYIRSWLFYTIQANERLSRLKPNWNN; the protein is encoded by the coding sequence ATGATAGGCGCTATTGAAAGATTTTCTCAGGAAAAACAAAATAACCTGATTGCCACTAAACTGGCACAGGTTATTGTTCCCCAGTCCAGACCGCGTTCTGCCAAAGCACATTTGGTAAAAGGCGGGCAGGCGACTCAGATTTTTATTCCAAACGGAAGCAGACTTTATACTATTTCTCCCGAAATAGAGCAAAGAATAGCTTTTTTAATGAATGAAAAGGACGAAAATGCCTTGCAAAACGAGCTAACACTTTTAGGCATTGATGCTCCGGAATATATTACAGACGAACCTTTGAAAAGTCCGCCTTTGCATGCTTTATCATTAGCAATAGCTCAGAAATGTAATATGGGATGCACCTATTGTTATGCCGATCAGGGTGACTTTGGAGGACCTACAAAAAGTATGTCTTTAGAAACGGCTTTTAAGGCCATAGATCTATTACTAAAAGATTGTCCCGAAGGAGGAAAAGCACAACTTACCTTTTTGGGCGGTGAACCTCTTATTAACAGAAAAGCAATTAGAGAAGCGACTCTTTATGCTGAAACAGCTGCAAAGAAGAAAAACATTCAGGTTAGTTATTCGATTACTACAAACGGTACTTTAGTAACAGAAAGTGATGCAGTGTTTTTTGAAGAATACGGTTTCTCAGTCACTATAAGTTTAGACGGAATAGGCAAAGATCACGATCTGAACCGACCAATGAAAGGAGGAAACGGGAGTTATGACAGAATCATAAAAAACATTCAGCCTTTGCTGGCCATGCAGAAAAAAATGCAGGTCTCAGCACGAGTAACTGTAACGCCGGAAATTACCAATCTTCCGGAAGTTTTAGACGAGTTTGTTCGTATGGGATTTCACGGTGTAGGTTTTTCCCCTTTGTTGAAATCCAGTAACGGACAAAATGAAATGAATAAAGAACAGCTGTCTGTCATGCTGGAAAATATGATTGCCTGTGGACTTAATTTTGAAAAAAATGTATTAGAAGGAAAACGCTATCCTTTTTTGAATATGGTAAATGCATTAAAAGAAATTTCAAAAGGAACCCACAGACCTTATCCTTGTGGTGCCGGTGCCGGATATATGGGCGTATCTGCCGATGAAGAACTATTTGCCTGCCATCGTTTTGTAAATGAAGAAGCAGGTAAAATGGGCAATTTGACAGATGGCGTACAACCTGATCTGCAAAACAACTGGCTTGCCAATAGACATGTAAATACACAAGAACCATGTTCGAAATGCTGGGCTCGTTATTTATGCGGAGGAGGCTGTCATCATGAAGTAATTGACAAAGGAAGACCTGCTTGCGATTATATCAGATCATGGTTGTTTTATACCATACAAGCCAACGAAAGATTATCGAGATTAAAACCCAATTGGAATAATTAA
- a CDS encoding ferritin-like protein — protein MNYNEKRDHFISPILEWAKANAPQQNVANSLIMAVGDAKSNCERLKDGEPFKVPSQFNGKDYITMLLQIDAEIEQGLMLQYLYSAYSMGGANVPEKYQEKVHTWQNIILGIAKEEMGHFISVQNVLKVIGAPLNFGRESYPWDSPFYPFPFTLEKFSLKSLAKYVYAEAPCEWLAGDDELAIEIRNSVDSSVSDPHTVGALFVVLLQLIKDPAVISDETFQAATYNYQAKFDEWGRGYKGGSRGSDGQSIYTKSPDVLVAPLLSRDDAYQALSEIAEQGEGLETDDALPSHFERFLHIYKEYKEILEETNNKFDPSRNVATNPYVGSESNLKEELDAADSKEEKESDEIKSPEAILWANLCDIRYRLLLNFLNHSFLLDNGFNNSGNSSPRGMIINSAFGEMYNLRSLATILVQTPISKSSSKVAGPPFTLPYTFDLPFGEHNRWRLHRDLLEASNNIIVKLKNYKIQPHIQYLNGLQEADQKLLQAIARLTEENLV, from the coding sequence ATGAATTACAACGAAAAAAGAGATCATTTTATCTCTCCAATATTAGAATGGGCAAAAGCCAACGCACCACAACAAAATGTTGCCAATAGCCTGATTATGGCCGTTGGCGACGCCAAAAGCAATTGTGAGCGTTTAAAAGACGGCGAACCTTTTAAGGTGCCATCTCAGTTTAACGGCAAAGACTATATTACGATGCTGTTACAAATCGATGCCGAAATTGAGCAGGGACTTATGTTGCAATATTTGTACTCTGCCTATAGTATGGGAGGAGCAAATGTTCCGGAAAAATATCAGGAAAAAGTGCATACGTGGCAAAATATTATTCTGGGTATAGCCAAGGAAGAAATGGGGCATTTCATTTCGGTTCAGAACGTATTAAAAGTAATTGGAGCACCTTTAAATTTTGGAAGAGAAAGCTATCCATGGGACAGCCCTTTTTATCCTTTTCCTTTTACGCTGGAAAAATTCTCTCTTAAATCACTTGCAAAGTATGTATATGCTGAGGCACCCTGCGAATGGCTTGCAGGTGATGATGAACTGGCAATTGAAATTAGAAATTCTGTAGATTCATCAGTATCAGATCCTCATACTGTTGGAGCATTGTTTGTGGTATTGCTTCAGTTAATTAAAGATCCTGCAGTAATATCAGATGAGACTTTTCAGGCTGCGACTTACAATTATCAGGCAAAGTTTGATGAGTGGGGACGTGGATATAAAGGAGGAAGCAGAGGAAGTGACGGACAAAGTATTTATACAAAAAGTCCTGATGTATTGGTAGCTCCGTTATTATCCCGTGACGATGCCTATCAGGCATTGTCTGAAATAGCAGAACAAGGAGAAGGTCTGGAGACTGATGATGCTTTACCATCTCACTTCGAACGTTTCTTGCATATCTACAAAGAGTACAAGGAGATATTAGAAGAAACCAATAACAAATTTGACCCTTCCAGAAATGTGGCTACGAATCCTTATGTAGGTTCAGAATCTAATTTAAAAGAAGAATTAGATGCAGCTGATTCGAAAGAGGAAAAAGAAAGTGATGAAATTAAAAGTCCGGAAGCAATACTTTGGGCCAACTTGTGTGATATTCGTTATCGATTATTGCTTAACTTTTTAAACCACAGCTTTTTATTGGATAATGGTTTTAATAATTCAGGAAATTCTTCTCCTCGTGGTATGATTATCAATTCGGCATTTGGTGAAATGTATAATTTGAGAAGTTTAGCTACTATTCTGGTTCAGACTCCAATCTCAAAGAGTAGTTCTAAAGTAGCGGGGCCTCCGTTTACACTGCCTTATACATTTGATTTGCCTTTTGGAGAACACAATCGATGGAGGTTGCACAGAGATCTTCTGGAAGCTTCAAATAACATCATCGTGAAGTTAAAAAACTATAAGATCCAGCCGCACATTCAATATTTGAACGGACTGCAAGAGGCTGATCAAAAATTGCTACAGGCAATTGCACGTTTAACAGAAGAGAATCTGGTATAG
- a CDS encoding outer membrane beta-barrel protein — protein MKNTFTICIVLFFILKISAQQEGLTFGINGGINWTSLTGKNIDNFSNGGSSRSLTGQTIGITLDNKTSKYFGLKHEIFFTRKLMTIQIDDGINPIFASKLKRQSIDLFPASPSFYYKGLQVYAGPYVGILLNASIQRKDANGNLYTDKSFYGNGETQSNYSQKIDAGFVAGLNYELPNGINIGGKFIRGFIPLIENANTKQQWKIYNESFFVTVGYAFKAP, from the coding sequence ATGAAAAATACATTTACAATTTGCATCGTGCTTTTTTTTATACTAAAAATTAGTGCGCAACAAGAAGGTCTTACTTTTGGAATAAATGGAGGCATAAACTGGACATCATTAACAGGCAAAAATATAGATAACTTCTCTAATGGTGGCTCTTCAAGAAGTTTAACCGGACAAACAATAGGCATCACTTTGGATAATAAAACTTCTAAATACTTTGGATTAAAACATGAAATATTCTTCACCCGAAAACTAATGACAATCCAAATCGATGATGGCATTAATCCTATTTTTGCAAGCAAACTAAAACGTCAGTCTATTGATCTGTTTCCTGCAAGTCCCAGCTTTTATTATAAAGGATTGCAAGTTTATGCAGGGCCTTACGTAGGTATCTTACTAAATGCTTCTATACAACGAAAAGACGCTAATGGGAATTTATATACAGATAAATCCTTTTATGGCAATGGAGAAACTCAAAGCAATTACAGTCAGAAAATAGATGCGGGATTTGTAGCAGGTTTAAATTATGAATTACCAAATGGCATTAATATAGGCGGAAAATTTATTCGAGGATTTATTCCTCTTATAGAAAATGCAAATACCAAGCAGCAATGGAAAATTTATAACGAAAGTTTTTTTGTTACAGTAGGATATGCTTTTAAAGCACCATAA
- a CDS encoding MBL fold metallo-hydrolase — translation MENQLPPAKIYLVKDTGLVKVHTLVSPAPMFANATHIIELPDELILIDGQFFAQYGNEFRNLADSLQKPISRFYVTHDHPDHYLGMGDAFANVPVYALEEIKASLEKNAPKELKEKQHHMGNLIAGRLSLPTQIVEPGEENIGGVKFIFERVLDTESPSTLVIKLPELKIAIVQDILYHNTHAFVTGPIDGWKTALRKLREDTAYDIFLPGHGKPANSSDLDNALIYLDQIETVKNDAINAEEYKNEVLKLYPNYAGAKLIDIYLPILYAAK, via the coding sequence ATGGAAAATCAACTCCCACCGGCTAAAATTTATTTAGTCAAAGATACCGGACTGGTTAAAGTACATACTTTAGTTTCTCCAGCTCCAATGTTTGCTAATGCAACGCATATTATTGAACTTCCTGATGAATTAATATTGATTGACGGACAGTTCTTTGCCCAGTACGGAAACGAATTCCGTAATTTAGCAGATAGCCTTCAAAAACCAATTTCCCGTTTTTACGTAACACATGATCATCCTGATCATTATCTAGGAATGGGTGATGCATTTGCAAATGTGCCTGTTTACGCTCTTGAAGAAATTAAAGCATCTTTGGAGAAAAATGCTCCAAAAGAATTGAAAGAAAAACAACATCACATGGGCAATCTAATTGCTGGCAGACTTTCACTTCCTACACAAATAGTTGAGCCGGGCGAAGAAAATATCGGCGGGGTTAAATTTATTTTTGAACGTGTCCTTGATACAGAAAGTCCGTCAACTTTAGTAATTAAACTGCCTGAGCTTAAAATTGCTATTGTTCAGGATATTCTTTATCATAATACACACGCTTTTGTTACAGGCCCAATTGACGGATGGAAAACTGCACTTAGAAAACTCCGTGAAGACACTGCTTATGACATTTTTCTTCCAGGACACGGAAAACCGGCTAACAGTTCAGATCTTGATAATGCATTGATATACCTGGATCAAATTGAAACAGTTAAAAACGACGCTATTAATGCAGAAGAGTATAAAAATGAGGTGCTAAAACTTTATCCTAACTATGCTGGTGCTAAATTAATCGATATTTATCTGCCAATTTTGTATGCTGCTAAATAA
- a CDS encoding AraC family transcriptional regulator: MLKVNFEKNKYGAELLLDCVELSEISDQSIGMKELHITNFYEIFFFMEGTGSILLEEKHIEINAPCVLFLRPGLPRQWELGAVKKCMVIFFEGAFIETFLKDPLFLHRLYYFLGGTFSSILSLSENEIQMFENLLLAVKKEISNLKNDSHQLLRAYLYQLLILLNRDYTKNYDLRGNLYENLNMLKFKELIKQNIKEKQTVKEYAALLNINRNKLNQLCHEIFAKDASDIIKNELVESCKYDLLTTDKTITEISYDHNFSAPSNFVRFFKAMANVSPAVYRTQYI; this comes from the coding sequence ATGTTAAAAGTTAATTTTGAGAAAAATAAATATGGTGCAGAATTACTGCTTGATTGTGTTGAACTCTCTGAAATTTCAGATCAGAGTATTGGCATGAAAGAACTGCATATTACTAATTTTTATGAGATTTTCTTTTTTATGGAAGGCACAGGAAGTATTCTTCTTGAAGAAAAACATATCGAGATTAATGCGCCTTGTGTTCTTTTCCTTCGTCCGGGTCTGCCGCGTCAATGGGAATTAGGTGCAGTAAAAAAATGTATGGTAATTTTTTTCGAAGGTGCTTTTATAGAAACTTTTTTAAAAGACCCTCTTTTTCTTCATCGTCTTTATTACTTTTTAGGAGGAACATTTTCATCAATACTTTCGCTATCAGAAAATGAAATACAAATGTTTGAAAACCTTTTATTGGCAGTAAAAAAAGAAATTAGCAATCTTAAAAATGACAGCCATCAGCTTCTTAGGGCCTATTTGTACCAATTATTGATACTTTTAAACCGAGATTATACTAAAAATTATGATTTGAGAGGCAATCTTTATGAAAACTTAAATATGCTAAAATTCAAGGAATTAATAAAACAAAATATCAAAGAAAAGCAAACCGTAAAAGAATATGCTGCACTTTTGAATATAAACCGGAATAAACTTAACCAGCTCTGCCACGAAATATTTGCCAAAGATGCAAGTGATATTATTAAAAATGAATTGGTAGAATCCTGTAAATATGATTTACTGACAACAGACAAAACTATTACTGAGATTAGTTATGATCATAATTTTTCTGCTCCATCTAATTTTGTCCGTTTTTTTAAAGCAATGGCGAATGTTTCACCGGCAGTTTATCGTACTCAATATATTTAG
- a CDS encoding TolC family protein, with the protein MIKNIKYKWVALTILLAIATPSNAQIDTLFGAIKIKYPQFLSLVNKNNLEYAAEKFNVNIAEANVEASRVFPDPQITIGANDNGQHRMQMGYGFSSELSWTMELGGKRKARINLAKSTSELTKALLEDYFRNLRADATLNYLASLKQKEIYEVQSNSYTILKNIAVTDSIRFKLGSITQIDAQQSKLESSSMLNEVHQSEADWKTSLLQLGIIVGNQKADSLYLPSGDLTKFDRLFDLNELITSAQNNRADLLAALKNKNVSQDILKLAKANRVLDLGLSLGVESAAVVTNIVAPTPSSNAVSAGITIPLKFSNRNKGELKAAEFSLQQADVLYQQTELQIQVEVRKAWFNYLTAQKQVRQFNTGLLADAQRILDGKVYSYKRGETSLLEVLNAQRTYNETQLNYYQTLYNYAAALVELEKTAGIWDINF; encoded by the coding sequence ATGATTAAAAATATAAAATATAAGTGGGTCGCGCTTACAATACTGTTAGCTATAGCAACACCGTCAAATGCTCAAATTGACACCCTATTTGGAGCAATAAAAATAAAATATCCTCAATTTTTATCATTAGTCAATAAAAACAATTTAGAATATGCTGCCGAAAAATTTAATGTAAATATAGCCGAGGCCAATGTCGAAGCTTCAAGGGTATTCCCAGATCCACAAATCACCATTGGAGCAAATGATAATGGGCAACACAGAATGCAAATGGGATATGGTTTTTCATCAGAACTAAGTTGGACAATGGAACTTGGCGGAAAACGAAAAGCCCGAATAAATCTGGCAAAAAGTACAAGCGAGCTAACCAAAGCTTTACTTGAAGATTATTTTCGGAATCTTCGAGCCGACGCAACTTTAAATTATCTGGCAAGCTTAAAGCAAAAAGAAATCTATGAGGTACAATCAAATTCCTACACTATTCTTAAAAATATAGCTGTAACGGATAGTATTCGGTTTAAATTAGGGAGTATAACCCAGATTGATGCACAGCAAAGTAAACTGGAAAGCAGTTCTATGCTAAATGAGGTGCATCAAAGTGAAGCCGATTGGAAAACATCACTATTGCAGCTCGGCATAATTGTAGGGAATCAAAAAGCAGATTCGTTGTATTTACCTTCAGGAGATTTAACCAAATTCGACCGTTTATTTGATTTGAATGAACTTATAACTTCTGCTCAAAATAATAGAGCCGACTTATTAGCAGCTCTTAAAAACAAGAATGTCTCACAAGATATTTTAAAGCTAGCCAAAGCAAACAGAGTATTGGATTTAGGATTAAGTTTAGGGGTGGAAAGTGCAGCTGTAGTTACCAATATTGTTGCTCCTACTCCATCTTCAAATGCTGTATCTGCAGGTATTACTATTCCGCTTAAATTTTCAAATCGAAATAAAGGAGAACTAAAAGCTGCCGAATTTAGTTTGCAGCAAGCCGATGTTCTGTATCAGCAAACAGAACTGCAAATTCAGGTAGAAGTACGAAAAGCGTGGTTTAATTATCTCACTGCGCAAAAACAAGTTCGCCAATTTAATACCGGTTTATTGGCTGATGCCCAAAGAATACTTGATGGAAAAGTGTACAGCTATAAACGAGGAGAAACCAGTTTGCTTGAAGTATTAAATGCACAGCGAACCTACAATGAAACACAACTTAATTATTATCAAACCCTATACAATTATGCCGCCGCACTAGTCGAACTAGAAAAGACGGCTGGAATTTGGGATATTAATTTTTAA